In Epinephelus lanceolatus isolate andai-2023 chromosome 16, ASM4190304v1, whole genome shotgun sequence, one DNA window encodes the following:
- the LOC117263244 gene encoding ras-related protein Rab-25-like: MGSDESYNFVFKVVLIGESGVGKSNLLSRFTKNEFNHDTRTTIGVEFSTRTVQLDNYTIKAQIWDTAGLERYRAITSAYYRGAVGALLVYDISKHLTYESADRWLKELFDHADPHIVVMLVGNKRDLENLRTVPTEEAKDFAEKRGLMFMETSALDSTNVEHAFNEVLTAIHTKVTSRQVTRGSISAVTLSSPIGPNSEAQEGRGSCCKNS, encoded by the exons ATGGGGTCTGATGAGTCGTACAATTTTGTCTTCAAAG TGGTGTTGATAGGGGAGTCTGGCGTTGGAAAGAGCAACCTTCTGTCCCGCTTCACTAAGAATGAGTTCAATCATGACACCCGCACCACCATTGGCGTTGAGTTCAGCACGCGGACTGTTCAGCTGGACAACTACACCATCAAAGCTCAAATCTGGGACACGGCAGGGCTGGAGCGCTACAGGGCTATCACCTCCGC GTATTACAGGGGAGCAGTTGGAGCACTGCTGGTCTACGACATCAGCAAGCACCTGACCTATGAGAGCGCAGATCGATGGTTGAAAGAGCTGTTCGACCACGCGGACCCTCACATCGTGGTGATGCTGGTGGGAAACAAGAGGGACCTGGAGAACCTCAGGACCGTGCCCACAGAGGAGGCCAAGGACTTTGCAG AGAAGAGAGGTCTGATGTTCATGGAGACATCAGCGTTGGACTCCACCAATGTCGAACATGCTTTCAACGAAGTCCTCACAG CGATCCATACAAAGGTGACCAGCAGACAGGTGACCCGTGGCTCCATCAGTGCCGTGACCCTGTCCAGCCCCATCGGACCCAACAGCGAGGCACAGGAGGGGCGCGGCAGCTGCTGCAAGAACTCCTAA